One region of Acidovorax sp. T1 genomic DNA includes:
- a CDS encoding Lrp/AsnC family transcriptional regulator — MDRLDRKILSVLQANARASLQEIGQAVGLSPSPCWGRIKKMEEAGVIEGYTVRLNPRALDLSDTVLVMVTLDSHSDNTLEKFGETLASIPEVIEAHLVSGDYDYLLRVVVKDTRDYERLLREKLYKIKGIRHSRSSFVLRTLKKADLPLFVD, encoded by the coding sequence ATAGACCGTCTCGACAGAAAAATCCTCTCCGTTTTGCAGGCCAACGCCCGCGCCAGCCTGCAGGAGATCGGCCAGGCCGTGGGCCTGAGCCCCTCGCCATGCTGGGGGCGCATCAAGAAGATGGAAGAGGCCGGCGTGATCGAGGGCTACACCGTGCGCCTGAATCCGCGCGCGCTTGATCTGTCGGACACGGTGCTGGTGATGGTCACGCTCGACAGCCATTCCGACAACACGCTGGAAAAATTTGGCGAAACCCTGGCCAGCATTCCCGAGGTGATTGAGGCGCACCTGGTGTCGGGCGACTACGACTACCTGCTGCGCGTGGTCGTGAAAGACACGCGCGACTATGAGCGCCTGCTGCGCGAGAAGCTCTACAAGATCAAGGGCATCCGCCACAGCCGATCCAGCTTTGTGCTGCGCACGCTCAAAAAAGCCGATCTGCCGCTGTTTGTGGACTGA
- a CDS encoding TRAP transporter substrate-binding protein — MQLTRLVVGLGLAIGFMASAAAQTTMRISISTAQNSHQGVAIDTFAKEVEKRTGGRYKVQTFYNGALGGERESIEAVQLGTQELAFSSTGPIPNFVPETKILDVPFLFRDKAHARAVLDGPIGQEMLTKFDSKGFKALAWAENGFRHMTNSKRDVKEPGDLKGLKMRTMENPVHIAAYKGFGIITTPMAFPEVFTALQQGTVDGQENPLPVIISAKFDQVQKHLTLTGHVYSPCIFVMNKAAFDKLSAADKQAFLDAAKEGTKANRARVDEDDAKGVADLRAKGMTVIDTVDKAKFVAALAPVNAEFEKQFGKAALDKIRNVK; from the coding sequence ATGCAATTGACCAGACTCGTCGTCGGCCTCGGCCTTGCCATCGGCTTCATGGCCAGCGCTGCCGCGCAGACCACCATGCGCATCAGCATCTCGACGGCGCAGAACTCGCACCAGGGCGTGGCCATTGACACCTTTGCCAAGGAAGTCGAAAAGCGCACGGGCGGCCGCTACAAGGTGCAAACCTTCTACAACGGCGCACTGGGTGGCGAGCGCGAGTCGATTGAAGCCGTGCAGCTGGGCACGCAAGAGCTGGCCTTCAGCTCCACCGGCCCCATCCCCAATTTCGTGCCCGAAACAAAAATCCTCGATGTGCCCTTCCTGTTCCGCGACAAGGCCCATGCGCGCGCCGTGCTCGACGGCCCCATCGGCCAGGAGATGCTGACCAAGTTCGACAGCAAGGGCTTCAAGGCCCTGGCCTGGGCCGAAAACGGCTTTCGCCACATGACCAACAGCAAGCGCGACGTGAAGGAGCCCGGCGACCTCAAGGGCCTGAAGATGCGCACGATGGAGAACCCCGTGCACATCGCGGCCTACAAGGGCTTTGGCATCATCACCACGCCCATGGCCTTCCCCGAGGTGTTCACCGCCCTGCAGCAAGGCACCGTGGACGGCCAGGAGAACCCGCTGCCCGTGATCATCTCGGCCAAGTTCGACCAGGTGCAAAAGCACCTCACGCTCACCGGTCATGTGTACTCGCCCTGCATCTTCGTGATGAACAAGGCGGCTTTTGACAAGCTCAGCGCTGCCGACAAGCAGGCCTTCCTCGACGCCGCCAAGGAAGGCACCAAGGCCAACCGCGCGCGCGTGGACGAAGACGACGCCAAGGGCGTGGCCGACCTGCGAGCCAAGGGCATGACCGTGATCGACACCGTGGACAAGGCCAAGTTCGTGGCCGCGTTGGCCCCCGTCAATGCCGAGTTTGAAAAGCAGTTCGGCAAGGCAGCGCTCGACAAGATCCGCAACGTGAAGTAA
- a CDS encoding TRAP transporter small permease has product MKNIFLSFERWCTRLAMLGACAMLALASTLGMFQILMRFVFEQPAEWTEVLIRFSLIWMVFLAIPAAFRQGAMVSVDVLYRWSPPRVRRVLDWVVCLAALALIGVIIWWGWDYAQRGGVQSMAGLESVSMFWAYLAMPVGGLFCVVGIIGNLIDPQRMELETAQ; this is encoded by the coding sequence ATGAAAAACATCTTTCTTTCTTTTGAGCGCTGGTGCACCAGGTTGGCCATGCTCGGCGCCTGCGCCATGCTGGCCCTGGCCTCGACGCTGGGCATGTTCCAGATCCTGATGCGCTTCGTGTTCGAGCAGCCCGCTGAGTGGACCGAGGTGCTGATCCGTTTCAGCCTGATCTGGATGGTGTTTCTGGCCATTCCGGCCGCGTTTCGCCAGGGGGCGATGGTGAGCGTCGACGTGCTGTACCGCTGGAGCCCGCCGCGCGTTCGCCGCGTGCTCGACTGGGTGGTGTGCCTGGCCGCGCTGGCATTGATCGGCGTGATCATCTGGTGGGGCTGGGACTACGCGCAGCGCGGCGGCGTGCAGAGCATGGCCGGGCTGGAGTCGGTGTCGATGTTCTGGGCGTATCTGGCCATGCCCGTGGGCGGATTGTTCTGCGTGGTGGGAATCATCGGCAACCTGATCGATCCCCAGCGCATGGAACTGGAGACCGCGCAATGA
- a CDS encoding TRAP transporter large permease: MTPVMISTMVLCFALTVSVAVSIGLASILGIQVANANMLIAVKEMFASINKFPLAAIPFFILAGNLMETGGISRRLVEFAKSIVGGVQGGLPMTCVLTCMIFAAVSGSSVATTFAIGAILIPALIKHGYPTSYAAALQATSAELGVIIPPSIPMILYGVSAEVSIGELFIAGFGPGLLISGALMLFVWAYCKYKGWGKNDGDGRMPFGKATLQAGWALFMPVIILGGIYGGVFTPTEASAVAVFYALVVGVVIYREIKVKDLFAILRKSAISSAVIMFIIANAGLFAFLITRAGVPDAIGRWLEAVLQSPTLFLLGVNAALFIIGMFIETSAAIIVLAPILAPVAMHFGVDPVHFGLIMVVNLALGMITPPFGVNLFAACTVARISLDRIVKHLLPFVGVILVCLMVVTYVPWISLALRDLVYAK, encoded by the coding sequence ATGACGCCAGTAATGATCTCCACCATGGTGCTGTGCTTTGCACTCACCGTCTCCGTGGCCGTGTCGATCGGGCTGGCCTCCATCCTGGGCATTCAGGTGGCCAACGCCAACATGCTGATCGCGGTCAAGGAGATGTTCGCCTCGATCAACAAGTTTCCGCTGGCCGCCATTCCGTTTTTCATCCTGGCGGGCAACCTGATGGAAACCGGCGGCATCTCGCGCCGGCTGGTCGAGTTTGCCAAGAGCATCGTGGGCGGCGTGCAGGGCGGCCTGCCCATGACCTGCGTGCTCACCTGCATGATCTTTGCGGCGGTGTCGGGCTCGTCGGTGGCCACCACTTTTGCCATTGGCGCCATTTTGATCCCTGCGCTCATCAAGCATGGCTACCCCACCAGCTATGCTGCAGCGCTGCAGGCCACCAGCGCCGAGTTGGGCGTGATCATTCCGCCCTCCATTCCCATGATCCTGTACGGCGTGAGCGCCGAGGTGTCGATTGGCGAGCTGTTCATCGCCGGCTTTGGCCCGGGCCTCTTGATCAGTGGCGCGCTGATGCTGTTTGTCTGGGCCTACTGCAAATACAAGGGCTGGGGCAAGAACGATGGCGATGGCCGCATGCCCTTTGGCAAAGCCACGCTGCAGGCCGGCTGGGCATTGTTCATGCCCGTGATCATTCTGGGCGGCATCTACGGCGGCGTCTTCACCCCCACCGAGGCCTCGGCCGTGGCGGTGTTCTATGCGCTGGTGGTGGGCGTGGTGATCTACCGCGAGATCAAGGTCAAGGACCTGTTCGCCATCCTGCGCAAGTCGGCCATCTCGTCGGCGGTGATCATGTTCATCATCGCCAACGCCGGGTTGTTTGCCTTCCTCATCACGCGCGCCGGCGTGCCCGATGCCATTGGCCGCTGGCTGGAGGCGGTGTTGCAATCCCCCACCCTGTTCCTGCTGGGTGTGAACGCGGCGCTGTTCATCATCGGCATGTTCATCGAGACCAGCGCGGCCATCATCGTGCTGGCGCCCATCCTGGCGCCCGTGGCAATGCACTTCGGCGTGGACCCGGTGCACTTCGGCCTGATCATGGTGGTGAACCTGGCACTGGGCATGATCACGCCGCCCTTTGGCGTGAACCTGTTTGCCGCCTGCACGGTGGCGCGCATATCGCTCGACCGCATCGTCAAGCACCTGCTGCCGTTCGTGGGGGTGATCCTGGTGTGCCTGATGGTCGTCACCTATGTGCCGTGGATTTCGCTGGCGCTGCGCGATCTGGTGTACGCGAAGTAA
- the gcvT gene encoding glycine cleavage system aminomethyltransferase GcvT — translation MSAPAAAPLLNTPLNALHIELGARMVPFAGYSMPVQYPAGLMAEHQHTRSAAGLFDVSHMGQLKLVGPDAAAAFESLMPVDVIDLPVGKQRYGLLLNDAGGIIDDLMFFRVAQNEIFVIVNGACKVTDIAHIQARIGQRCEVIPIPDHALLALQGPQAVTALSRLAPGIEKRVFMTGGNYSIAGCDCFVTRSGYTGEDGFEISVPAAQADTLARALLAQPEVKPIGLGARNSLRLEAGLCLYGNDIDTTTTPVEAAIGWAMQKVRRTGGARAGGFPGADTVLAQLDNPASLQRKRVGLIALERVPVREHTELQSLDGQKIGEVTSGLLGPTIDKPVAMGYVLPAHAALGTRVNAIVRGKAVPMEVSTMPFVPTRYYRG, via the coding sequence ATGTCCGCCCCTGCCGCCGCCCCCCTGCTCAACACGCCCCTGAACGCCCTGCACATCGAGCTGGGCGCCCGCATGGTGCCGTTTGCCGGCTATTCCATGCCCGTGCAATACCCCGCTGGCCTGATGGCCGAGCACCAGCACACGCGCAGCGCTGCTGGATTGTTCGACGTGTCCCACATGGGCCAGCTCAAACTGGTCGGCCCCGACGCCGCTGCCGCGTTCGAGAGCCTGATGCCCGTCGATGTGATCGACCTGCCCGTGGGCAAGCAGCGCTACGGGCTGCTGCTGAACGACGCGGGCGGCATCATCGACGACCTGATGTTCTTTCGCGTGGCGCAAAACGAGATCTTCGTGATCGTCAACGGCGCCTGCAAGGTGACCGATATCGCGCACATCCAGGCCCGCATCGGCCAGCGCTGCGAAGTCATCCCCATACCCGACCACGCGCTGCTGGCGCTGCAGGGCCCCCAGGCCGTCACCGCCTTGTCGCGCCTGGCGCCGGGCATTGAAAAGCGGGTGTTCATGACCGGCGGCAACTATTCCATCGCCGGCTGCGACTGCTTTGTCACGCGCAGCGGCTACACCGGCGAAGACGGCTTCGAAATCTCGGTGCCCGCCGCGCAGGCCGACACCCTGGCCCGCGCCCTGCTCGCGCAGCCTGAAGTCAAGCCCATCGGCCTGGGCGCGCGCAACTCGCTGCGCCTGGAAGCGGGCCTGTGCCTGTATGGCAACGACATCGACACCACCACCACCCCCGTGGAAGCGGCCATTGGCTGGGCGATGCAGAAGGTGCGCCGAACCGGCGGTGCCCGCGCAGGCGGCTTCCCCGGCGCCGACACGGTGCTGGCGCAACTCGACAACCCGGCCAGCCTGCAGCGCAAACGCGTGGGCCTGATCGCGCTGGAGCGCGTGCCCGTGCGCGAACACACCGAGCTGCAAAGCCTGGACGGCCAGAAGATCGGCGAAGTCACCAGCGGCCTCCTGGGCCCCACCATCGACAAACCCGTGGCCATGGGCTACGTGCTGCCCGCCCATGCGGCCCTGGGCACGCGCGTCAACGCCATCGTGCGCGGCAAGGCCGTGCCCATGGAAGTGAGCACCATGCCCTTTGTGCCTACCCGCTACTACCGCGGCTAA
- the gcvH gene encoding glycine cleavage system protein GcvH, which produces MTIKFSKDHEWINAADANAAVVGITVHAQDALGDVVFVDLPAVGTTFAQGDVAGVVESVKAAADVYMPVSGEVVEVNEALRADPSLANSDPLNTGWFFKVKLSDASQLDALLDEATYADFAKNA; this is translated from the coding sequence ATGACGATCAAATTTTCCAAAGACCACGAATGGATCAACGCCGCCGACGCCAATGCGGCCGTGGTCGGCATCACCGTGCACGCCCAGGACGCGCTGGGCGACGTGGTGTTTGTGGACCTGCCCGCCGTGGGCACCACGTTTGCCCAGGGCGACGTGGCCGGTGTGGTCGAGTCCGTCAAGGCCGCCGCCGACGTGTACATGCCGGTCTCCGGCGAAGTGGTCGAAGTGAACGAAGCCCTGCGCGCCGACCCCTCGCTGGCCAACTCCGACCCGCTCAACACCGGCTGGTTCTTCAAGGTCAAGCTCAGTGACGCCAGCCAGCTCGATGCGCTGCTGGACGAAGCCACCTACGCCGATTTCGCCAAGAACGCCTGA